One genomic region from Kineobactrum salinum encodes:
- a CDS encoding efflux RND transporter permease subunit — MYGEPEEEIRVALDEQALSARGLGVADVAAALRAADPRMAAGRSTGAGSDLLIEVAGAFDSMSRIRDVVLRAAADGSTVRLSDVARVYKSQRTPPASRALIQGDDGILVGVAMTDGLQVDRWSREFAAFVDRYRALAPQGVQLEISYDQSVYTRERLQGVLLNLAIGVVLVMAVLLLTMGWRAALVVAVVLPLCSLFSISVLYQLGEAIHQMSVTGLVVALGLLVDGSIVMTDEIRKRLTRGASPVAAIGGAVHRLRIPLLSSTATTVLAFMPMLIMPGPAGDFVGSIASAVVVMLVGSLLLALTVTPVLAAWLLPRGLEHSRHWWNRGLESGRAGRWLTHGLDWSLRNPVASIALALVLPLTGFLAYPTLTAQFFPGTDRDQLYLQVKLPDGRSIDDTTELVRRLDRQLRADPLIRRVDWSIGENAPAFYYNMLRTREGIPSWAEGLVLTTDPKQTDALIRRLQREVDAAFPEARIIVRGIEQGPPVMAPLEVELYGDNLEVLRQLGEQFRWRMERLPDVTHTNTSLVAGAPKLVFTADEHLLRLAGLQQRDLAAALDAALQGLAGGEVLEGTERLPVRVRLEEAAWGSAGDIAALHLPLPGAAATDRGIQGVALSSLGSFELVPAHSPITRSDGQRTNTVQAFLTRGVLPEETLIQLRRDLDANPLALPQGYSYAFGGDSNERAEVVDKILAPLGMIIALLVTTIVLTFNSWRLSLVALLVCVCSMGLSLLSLAIFRYPFGIQAMIGVIGSVGVSINAAIIIMTALQLDRDALAGGLYAVRQVVMDSSRHIVSTTITTFGGFLPLILEGGQFWPPFAMSIAGGVLLSTVVSFFLVPPLFVLVSRWGKPPVGAIPQAVPGAAHLIRRQQTDGQP; from the coding sequence ATGTATGGGGAGCCCGAAGAAGAAATACGGGTGGCGCTGGATGAACAGGCGCTGAGTGCGCGCGGCCTCGGGGTCGCCGATGTGGCCGCTGCGCTGCGGGCCGCGGACCCCCGAATGGCGGCCGGACGCAGCACCGGCGCGGGCAGCGACCTGCTGATCGAGGTCGCGGGCGCCTTCGATTCAATGTCCCGGATTCGCGACGTAGTGCTGCGGGCCGCGGCGGACGGCAGCACCGTGCGGCTGTCGGATGTGGCACGGGTCTACAAAAGTCAGCGCACGCCTCCCGCGTCCCGGGCGCTGATCCAGGGTGACGACGGCATCCTGGTGGGGGTCGCCATGACCGACGGCCTGCAGGTCGACCGCTGGAGCCGGGAATTCGCGGCCTTTGTCGACCGCTACAGGGCACTGGCACCCCAGGGCGTACAGCTTGAGATCAGCTATGACCAGAGCGTCTATACCCGCGAGCGCCTGCAGGGTGTGCTGTTGAATCTCGCCATCGGCGTGGTGTTGGTGATGGCGGTACTGCTGCTCACCATGGGCTGGCGGGCCGCACTGGTGGTGGCCGTGGTGTTGCCGTTGTGCAGCCTGTTTTCCATCAGCGTGCTCTACCAGCTGGGGGAAGCCATCCACCAGATGTCCGTCACGGGGCTGGTGGTTGCGCTGGGCCTGCTGGTGGACGGCTCCATTGTCATGACCGACGAGATTCGCAAGCGGCTGACCCGTGGCGCAAGCCCGGTAGCCGCTATCGGCGGCGCGGTACATCGTCTGCGTATTCCGCTGCTCTCCTCCACCGCCACCACCGTGCTGGCCTTCATGCCGATGCTGATAATGCCCGGCCCGGCCGGCGATTTCGTGGGCTCCATTGCCAGCGCCGTGGTCGTCATGCTGGTGGGATCGCTGCTGCTGGCACTCACCGTCACGCCGGTGCTGGCCGCATGGCTGTTGCCGCGCGGCCTCGAACACAGCAGGCACTGGTGGAACCGGGGCCTGGAGAGCGGCCGCGCCGGCCGCTGGCTGACCCACGGCCTGGATTGGTCGCTGCGCAATCCGGTGGCGTCCATCGCGCTGGCACTGGTGCTGCCGCTGACCGGTTTTCTCGCGTATCCGACACTGACAGCACAATTCTTTCCCGGCACCGATCGCGACCAGCTCTACCTGCAGGTGAAATTGCCGGATGGGCGCTCAATAGACGACACCACCGAACTGGTACGGCGCCTGGACAGGCAGTTGCGGGCCGACCCGCTGATACGCCGGGTGGACTGGAGCATCGGCGAAAACGCCCCCGCCTTTTACTACAACATGCTGCGCACCCGGGAAGGCATTCCCAGCTGGGCCGAGGGCCTGGTACTGACCACCGATCCGAAGCAGACCGATGCGCTGATCCGGCGCCTGCAGCGCGAGGTGGATGCGGCCTTCCCCGAGGCCCGTATCATCGTCCGCGGCATCGAGCAGGGTCCACCCGTGATGGCGCCGCTGGAAGTCGAGCTGTACGGCGACAACCTGGAGGTTCTGCGTCAACTGGGCGAACAGTTCCGCTGGCGCATGGAGCGGCTGCCCGATGTCACCCATACCAACACCAGCCTGGTGGCCGGTGCCCCCAAATTGGTGTTCACGGCCGATGAGCACCTGTTGCGCTTGGCCGGGCTGCAACAGCGGGACCTCGCCGCCGCACTCGATGCGGCGCTGCAGGGTCTTGCCGGCGGTGAGGTACTGGAAGGTACGGAGCGGTTGCCGGTAAGGGTCCGGCTGGAGGAGGCCGCCTGGGGCAGCGCCGGGGACATCGCCGCCCTGCATCTGCCACTGCCCGGCGCCGCCGCTACCGACCGCGGCATCCAGGGGGTCGCGCTGAGCAGCCTGGGCAGCTTCGAGCTGGTGCCCGCCCACAGCCCCATCACCCGCAGCGACGGCCAGCGCACCAATACGGTTCAGGCCTTCCTGACCCGCGGGGTGCTGCCGGAAGAGACATTGATCCAGCTGCGCCGGGACCTGGACGCCAACCCGCTGGCCCTGCCCCAGGGCTACAGCTACGCCTTTGGCGGCGACAGCAACGAACGCGCCGAGGTCGTGGACAAGATACTGGCACCGCTGGGCATGATCATCGCCCTGCTGGTCACCACCATTGTGCTCACCTTCAACTCCTGGCGGCTGTCGCTGGTGGCACTGCTGGTATGCGTCTGCTCCATGGGGCTGAGCCTGCTGTCGCTGGCGATCTTTCGCTACCCCTTCGGTATCCAGGCCATGATTGGCGTCATCGGCTCCGTCGGCGTGTCCATCAACGCAGCAATTATCATCATGACCGCGCTGCAACTGGACCGGGATGCGCTGGCGGGCGGCCTGTATGCAGTGCGGCAGGTGGTCATGGACTCCAGCCGGCACATCGTATCCACCACCATCACCACCTTCGGCGGCTTCCTGCCACTGATTCTTGAGGGTGGCCAATTCTGGCCGCCATTTGCCATGTCCATCGCCGGCGGCGTGCTACTCTCCACCGTGGTGTCGTTTTTCCTGGTGCCGCCCCTGTTCGTGCTGGTAAGCCGCTGGGGGAAACCCCCCGTGGGCGCTATACCACAGGCGGTGCCCGGCGCCGCCCATTTGATCCGGAGACAGCAGACCGATGGCCAGCCCTAA